The following coding sequences are from one Candidatus Nitrohelix vancouverensis window:
- a CDS encoding DUF3386 family protein has protein sequence MATYAKEKDVETAVEEDPKAREALREVFGNTARWDAEFKGFTANVVVNINGVEEACKITVKGPKEIETDCKGEAAKSFLTENMASIAMHRGPRSFEESDGKYKLHFMDDGAHPLGRAVAMGGDGMSSFYRIKDGRIHQINRKTPRFSFSINVEESVKNEEGKFLTRRYTVYYFKPEGDGLKDVESYTDEYTRVGAYDLPKYRRVINNEDGSICVNAMTLSSHKVL, from the coding sequence ATGGCAACATATGCAAAAGAGAAGGATGTTGAAACCGCTGTAGAGGAAGACCCCAAGGCGCGAGAAGCCTTGCGCGAAGTGTTTGGCAATACGGCGCGATGGGATGCTGAGTTCAAGGGTTTCACCGCCAATGTGGTGGTCAACATCAACGGCGTTGAGGAAGCCTGCAAAATCACCGTGAAGGGCCCTAAAGAAATCGAAACGGACTGCAAGGGCGAAGCGGCTAAATCCTTTTTGACGGAAAATATGGCGTCGATCGCCATGCATCGCGGCCCTCGATCCTTTGAAGAGTCTGACGGCAAGTACAAATTGCATTTCATGGACGATGGCGCGCATCCGCTGGGGCGTGCGGTCGCAATGGGCGGCGACGGTATGAGCTCTTTTTACCGAATTAAAGACGGTCGCATTCATCAGATCAATCGCAAAACGCCGCGCTTTTCTTTCTCCATCAATGTCGAAGAGAGCGTTAAGAATGAAGAAGGCAAATTTCTGACGCGCCGCTACACGGTTTATTATTTCAAACCGGAAGGCGATGGATTGAAAGACGTTGAAAGCTACACCGATGAATACACGCGCGTGGGCGCTTACGATTTGCCCAAATACCGCCGCGTTATCAACAATGAGGACGGGTCGATTTGCGTGAATGCGATGACGCTGTCGAGCCATAAAGTTCTCTAA